In Melanotaenia boesemani isolate fMelBoe1 chromosome 7, fMelBoe1.pri, whole genome shotgun sequence, a single window of DNA contains:
- the LOC121643282 gene encoding LOW QUALITY PROTEIN: N-alpha-acetyltransferase 15, NatA auxiliary subunit-like (The sequence of the model RefSeq protein was modified relative to this genomic sequence to represent the inferred CDS: deleted 1 base in 1 codon): MPTITLPPKENALFKRILRCYEHKQYRNGLKFCKQILGNPKFAEHGETLAMKGLTLNCLGKKEEAYELVRRGLRNDLKSHVCWHVYGLLQRSDKKYDEAIKCYRNALKWDKDNLQILRDLSLLQIQMRDLEGYRETRYQLLQLRPAQRASWIGYAVAYHLLEDFEMAAKIVEEFRKTQQTSPDKVDYEYSELLLYQNQVLREAGLYKEALDHLNNYEKQICDKLAVEETRGELLLKLERPEEASEVYRRLQERNSENWAYYQGLEKALKPGSMEEHFRIYEEAWVKFPKGLVPRRLPLNFLTGEKFRECLDTYLRMNFSKGCPPVFTTLKSLYCDREKVMIIEELVVSYESCLKSCRMFSENDDGKEEPPTTLLWVQYFLAQHFDFIGQPNLALEHINTAIDSTPTLIELFLIKAKIYKHAGNIKEAARWMDEAQALDTADRFINSKCAKYMLKAGLVNEAEEMCSKFTREGTSAVENLNEMQCMWFQTECALAYKAMNKFGEALKKCHEIERHFVEITDDQFDFHTYCMRKMTLRSYVDLLKLEDVLRQHPFYYKAARTAIQIYLGLHDKPLTDDNKESQSDTENLTDKELKKLRNKQRRAQKKAQLEEEKKNAEKEKQLKNQKKKKEDDDEEIGGPKEELIPDKLAKPENPLEEAVKFLIPLKNLVRNKIETHLLAFEIYFRKEKYLLMLQSVKRAVAMEPSNPWLHQCLVRFFKGVSESADLVEAVRTVLKQEISRLFGESNPQSFNKNYLSQHASSIPHRLAAAKMMVYLEPPSDKMACEIATALDESLSGRSIQICTEVLEALRDGHLGEGQQKAAEAYRAACHKIYPYCLAFMPPGYQDNSSTISANGDLSSGEHDDLANEM, translated from the exons AGACGCTGGCTATGAAGGGTTTAACTCTTAACTGTCTGGGTAAGAAGGAGGAGGCGTACGAGCTGGTGAGACGAGGTCTACGTAATGACCTGAAGAGCCATGTCT GCTGGCACGTTTACGGCCTGCTGCAGCGCTCGGATAAAAAGTACGATGAGGCCATCAAGTGTTACCGCAACGCGTTGAAGTGGGACAAGGACAACCTGCAGATCCTCAGAGACCTGTCCTTGCTGCAGATCCAGATGAGAGACCTGGAGGGATACAGG GAGACTCGAtaccagctgctgcagctccgTCCGGCCCAGCGGGCGTCCTGGATCGGATACGCAGTCGCTTATCACCTGTTGGAGGACTTTGAGATGGCTGCTAAGATCGTTGAAGAGTTCCGCAAAACACAACAG ACATCCCCAGACAAGGTGGACTACGAGTACAGTGAGCTGCTGCTGTACCAGAACCAGGTCCTGAGGGAGGCCGGCCTGTACAAGGAGGCCCTCGACCACCTCAACAACTACGAGAAGCAGATCTGTGACAAACTGGCTGTGGAGGAGACCAGAG gagagctgctgctgaagctggAGAGGCCTGAGGAGGCCTCAGAGGTCTACAGAAGACTCCAGGAGAGGAACTCGGAG AACTGGGCCTACTACCAGGGTCTGGAGAAAGCTTTAAAGCCAG gAAGTATGGAGGAGCATTTCAGGATTTATGAGGAGGCCTGGGTGAAGTTTCCTAAAGGTCTGGTTCCTCGGAGGCTGCCTCTCAATTTCCTCACAG GGGAGAAGTTTCGTGAATGTCTGGACACCTACTTGAGGATGAACTTCAGTAAAGGCTGCCCGCCCGTCTTCACCACCCTCAAATCCCTCTACTGTGACAGAGAAAAG GTTATGATCATCGAAGAATTAGTGGTCAGCTATGAAAGCTGTTTAAAAAGCTGTCGAATGTTTAGTGAAAACG ATGATGGGAAAGAGGAGCCCCCCACCACCTTGTTGTGGGTGCAGTATTTCCTGGCGCAGCACTTTGACTTCATCGGCCAGCCCAACCTGGCTCTGGAGCACATCAACACCGCCATCGACAGCACGCCCACGCTCATCGAGCTTTTCCTCATCAAGGCCAAGATTTACAAG CACGCCGGCAACATCAAGGAGGCGGCTCGATGGATGGACGAGGCTCAGGCGCTCGACACCGCCGACCGCTTCATCAACTCCAAGTGTGCCAAGTACATGCTGAAGGCCGGACTGGTGAATGAGGCGGAGGAGATGTGCTCCAAGTTTACACGG GAGGGAACATCTGCAGTGGAGAACCTGAATGAGATGCAGTGCATGTGGTTCCAGACGGAGTGTGCCTTGGCCTACAAGGCCATGAACAAGTTTGGTGAAGCCCTGAAGAAGTGCCATGAGATCGAGAGG CATTTTGTGGAGATCACAGACGACCAGTTCGACTTCCACACCTACTGCATGAGGAAGATGACGCTGCGCTCCTACGTGGACCTGCTGAAGCTGGAGGACGTCCTGCGGCAGCATCCGTTCTACTACAAAGCTGCTCGGACCGCCATCCAGATCTACCTGGGCCTCCACGACAAGCCTCTGACCGACGACAACAAGGAGAGCCAGTCAGACACCG AGAATCTGACAGACAAGGAGTTGAAGAAGCTGCGCAACAAACAACGAAGAGCCCAGAAGAAGGCCCAGCtagaagaggagaagaagaacgcagagaaagagaagcagctgaagaaccagaagaagaagaaggaggatgaTGACGAGGAAATAGGAGGACCGAAAGAGGAGCTAATACCAGACAAACTGGCCAAG CCAGAGAATCCTTTAGAAGAGGCGGTCAAGTTCCTGATCCCCCTGAAGAACCTGGTACGAAACAAGATCGAGACTCACCTACTGGCCTTCGAGATCTACTTCAGGAAAG aGAAGTACCTGCTGATGCTGCAGTCAGTAAAGAGAGCCGTGGCCATGGAGCCCTCCAACCCTTGGCTGCATCAATGTTTAGTTCGCTTCTTCAAAGGAG TGAGTGAGAGCGCGGACCTGGTGGAGGCGGTGAGGACGGTGCTGAAGCAGGAGATCTCCAGGCTGTTTGGAGAGAGCAACCCTCAGAGCTTCAATAAGAACTACCTGAGCCAACACGCCAGCTCCATCCCACACCGACTGGCTG CTGCTAAGATGATGGTTTACTTGGAGCCTCCCTCTGATAAGATGGCCTGTGAGATCGCCACGGCTCTGGATGAGTCCTTGTCTGGAAGAAGCATCCAG atcTGCACTGAGGTCCTGGAGGCTTTACGTGACGGCCATCTTGGTGAAGGCCAGCAGAAGGCAGCTGAGGCTTACCGGGCTGCCTGCCATAAGATATACCCCTACTGCCTGGCCTTCATGCCCCCCGGTTACCAGGACAACAGCAGCACCATCAGCGCCAACGGTGACCTGTCGTCAGGGGAACACGATGACCTGGCGAATGAAATGTGA
- the mlsl gene encoding malate synthase-like, translating to MELSPPPSGLEAEYAALFTPASLHFLHELISIFDPQVDQILQQRVSRKAHLDLSGDLPNFLGSTAHIRNDPTWRVLPVPPRLQKRHVDIGDMAPCDTQRFIRALQSPAQGIQVDFDDGNCPTFFNQVKGIHNVIKAVNKQLPDVPHISQAPVLMLRPRAWNMVEHNMMVEGKEAPGPLFDFGLLMFHCGKMLFEHKCGPFFYLSKVESFMEARLWNKIFVWTQQKLGLPLGSIKATVLIENVLASFEMEEILYELREHSAGLNCGIWDYSASFVNKFGHRPAFLLPDRSKYVNIGKRFLRSYMDLLVQTCHRRGALATGGMAALLLPQDVHADSYSRVLASVKRLKLLEIHAGVDGFMVYDLNLIEPMQELFQIHTEGDNQLHQLRGDVRVTPEDLLSMPSGGVTLFGLRYNIAVGVPLLTLGFSGKGHFFYKGQVEDSATAEISRSQVWQWIRHQTRLEDDSRVVSRRLVTDITGELMMELGVHCRSDWSKRRLHTAADMFLEVVLKKHFPEFITSYLNQDHTFLSFQNLLQEEVLETDQQRAKL from the exons ATGGAGCTGTCAccacctccatcaggactagaaGCAGAATATGCAGCACTTTTCACCCCTGCATCGCTCCACTTCCTGCATGAGCTTATCTCCATATTCGATCCACAGGTGGATCAG ATCCTGCAGCAGAGGGTGTCCAGAAAGGCCCACCTGGATCTTTCAGGTGACCTACCAAATTTCCTGGGAAGCACTGCACACATCAGGAACGACCCAACCTGGAGGGTGCTACCTGTTCCTCCCAGGCTCCAGAAAAGACATGTGGATATTGGAGATATGGCCCCCTGTGACACTCAGCGCTTCATCAGAGCTCTCCAGTCTCCAGCGCAGGGCATACAG GTTGACTTTGATGATGGAAACTGTCCAACATTTTTCAATCAGGTCAAAGGTATTCACAACGTCATTAAAGCTGTCAACAAGCAGCTTCCTG ATGTTCCACACATTTCTCAGGCTCCGGTGCTGATGCTGCGTCCTCGTGCCTGGAACATGGTGGAACACAACATGATG GTGGAGGGAAAAGAGGCTCCTGGTCCTCTGTTTGACTTTGGACTCCTCATGTTTCACTGTGGAAAGATGCTGTTTGAACACAAGTGTGGACCCTTTTTCTACCTGTCCAAA GTGGAAAGCTTCATGGAGGCCAGACTATGGAACAAGATATTTGTGTGGACACAGCAGAAG cTGGGCCTTCCACTGGGAAGCATCAAGGCTACGGTGCTGATTGAAAATGTGTTGGCATCCTTTGAGATGGAGGAGATTCTCTACGAGCTGCGAGAACATTCAGCTGGACTCAACTGTGGAATCTGGGATTATTCAGCTTCCTTCGTCAATAAGTTTG GTCACCGTCCGGCCTTCCTGCTTCCTGACCGCAGTAAATACGTCAACATAGGGAAGCGTTTCCTACGCAGCTACATGGACCTGCTGGTTCAGACGTGCCATCGACGGGGAGCGCTGGCTACAGGAGGCatggctgctttgctgctgccTCAGGACGTCCACGCCGACTCCTACAGCAGAGTGCTGGCTTCTGTAAAAAG ACTGAAGCTGCTGGAAATCCATGCAGGTGTAGATGGTTTCATGGTGTATGACCTGAACCTGATCGAGCCGATGCAGGAA ctctTCCAGATCCACACTGAAGGAGACAACCAGCTGCACCAGCTTCGAGGTGACGTGAGGGTGACTCCTGAGGACCTGCTGTCCATGCCTTCA GGAGGAGTGACTTTGTTTGGTTTGAGGTATAACATTGCGGTTGGAGTCCCTTTGTTAACGCTTGGCTTCTCAG GAAAAGGCCACTTTTTCTACAAGGGTCAGGTGGAAGATTCAGCCACTGCAGAGATTTCCAGATCA cagGTGTGGCAGTGGATCCGCCATCAGACTCGGCTGGAGGACGACAGCAGGGTGGTGAGCAGGCGGCTGGTGACGGACATCACAGGGGAGCTCATGATGGAGCTCGGTGTTCACTGTCGCTCTGATTG GTCCAAACGCAGGTTACACACCGCAGCCGACATGTTTCTGGAGGTGGTCCTGAAGAAACACTTCCCAGAGTTCATCACCTCCTACCTGAATCAGGACCACACCTTCCTCAGCTTCCAGAACCTTCTGCAAGAGGAGGTTCTGGAAACAGACCAGCAGCGGGCCAAACTGTGA